A genome region from Geodermatophilus bullaregiensis includes the following:
- a CDS encoding HAD family hydrolase, which translates to MTAVLTTTLAAVDLDRTLVYSAAAAGDAAGLEVVEHLDGAPLSYATSGSWALLAELAGRALVVPVTTRTAAQYGRVRLPVVPRYALCGNGGVLLADGVRDRDWDDWAAATAAEAAPLPELLGLLQAVAGEPWVRTVRAAEDLFCYLVAHARDAIPAGWLADTAAAASAAGATLSVQGRKVYVVPAGLSKAAGLLRLRRLLTGDGSAPRLLCAGDSLLDAPMLLAADAAVRPAHGELHEQGWTGARVAVTAATGAAAGEEIVRWLLARA; encoded by the coding sequence GTGACCGCGGTCCTGACGACGACCCTCGCCGCCGTCGACCTGGACCGCACGCTCGTCTACTCCGCGGCCGCCGCCGGTGACGCGGCCGGCCTGGAGGTGGTCGAGCACCTGGACGGCGCGCCGCTGTCCTACGCCACCTCCGGGTCGTGGGCGCTGCTGGCCGAGCTGGCCGGGCGGGCGCTGGTGGTGCCGGTGACCACCCGCACCGCCGCGCAGTACGGGCGGGTGCGGCTGCCGGTGGTGCCCCGGTACGCGCTGTGCGGCAACGGCGGGGTGCTGCTCGCCGACGGCGTCCGCGACCGCGACTGGGACGACTGGGCCGCCGCGACCGCCGCGGAGGCGGCGCCGCTGCCCGAGCTGCTCGGCCTGCTGCAGGCCGTGGCGGGGGAGCCGTGGGTGAGGACGGTCCGGGCCGCCGAGGACCTGTTCTGCTACCTGGTGGCGCACGCCCGCGACGCGATCCCGGCCGGGTGGCTCGCCGACACCGCCGCGGCCGCCTCCGCCGCCGGCGCCACGCTGAGCGTGCAGGGCCGCAAGGTCTACGTCGTCCCCGCGGGGCTGTCCAAGGCCGCCGGGCTGCTGCGGCTGCGCCGACTGCTGACCGGGGACGGCTCCGCGCCGCGGCTGCTGTGCGCCGGCGACAGCCTGCTCGACGCGCCGATGCTGCTGGCCGCCGACGCCGCCGTCCGCCCGGCGCACGGCGAGCTGCACGAGCAGGGCTGGACCGGCGCGCGGGTCGCCGTCACCGCCGCCACCGGGGCCGCGGCCGGCGAGGAGATCGTCCGCTGGCTGCTCGCGCGGGCCTGA